The window GCGTATTGGGAAGTCTTGATACAAATTCTGACATAACATCATAGCCGTTGTACCAGGAAGTACCGAAATTACCGATTAAGACATCTTTCATATAACTGAAATAACGTATTAAAACGGGCTTATCCAGTCCCAGTTCCAACTGTTTTGCCACGATTTCTTCATATGATGCATCAGTTCCCAATATTAGCTTGGCCGGATCACCAGGAGCCATGCTCATGATGATATAGATAAACATTGTAATACCGACCACAACCGGAATCAGCATTAGAATTCTCTTAAAAACATACTTAGCCATACTACACCTCATTTTTAGAAAAGGGGAGTTTTAACTCCCCTCTTGTCCCGTCTGATTGTTTACTGAAAACGACTCCTACCAACTCCAGTCATTAAAATAATAGAGACCGGTCAATGCTCTTGGCACCACACCTTTAATTGATGAATTAAATGCACAGGCATTTACTTCATAATACAAGCAGACACTTAATGCATGTTCGGCAATCAAATTGCAGGCAGCCGCATAATTTTCTTTTCTTTTTTCCGGATCAGTTTCCGTTCTTCCTGCGGTCAGGTATGCATCCATCTCAGGAGAGGTGATTCCCGCATCGTAAAGTCCCGGCTGTACCAGAAACTCACTGTGATATTGGAAAAACATGCCGTCCGCATCAAGAACCGACACTCCCTGCGCCCGGACAGACGCTCCAAATTCGCCGGCATCTGCCGCTGCCTGATAGGAGGCAGCATCCAGCGCATTTACCGTACAATTGATTCCCAGTTCAATCAGCTGTCCCTGAATAATCTGTGAAGCGCTTTCATTCCTGCTTCCTGCTACGGTCAGAATCTTAAATTCTTCCCCGTTATAGCCGGATTTTGCCAGATACTCTTTAGCTGTATCCAGATTATACTCAACCACCTCATAGGTGCCCGCATCCGGTCTTCCAGAGAAGGAAGGAGCAATCGGAATATCCCCAACCGTTGCATAGCCTTCGTAAACACCGATATTGACTTCCTCTTTGTTGATACCATACATCAGTGCTTTTCTAAAATTAATATCTTTTGCCGGGCCTTCATTTAAGTTCAGATGCATACTGCACATAGAAGATGCATCTGTTGTCTGCCATGTTACTTTATCAGATTTGAGCTTGGTCAGAGATCCAACATTTGCCTGAATCAAGACATCGATATCCCCATTTTCCAAAGAAACCATCTGGGTATTGATATCCGTTAAAATCAAATAGGTCACGTGCTTGATAGCCGGTACCCCGCCCCAATAGTTATCAAACGCTTCCATAGTAATCCGGTCACCGGAAACACGGGATACAAAGGTGTAGGGACCTGTTCCGACTGGCTTATCATTATAGGCATCCTCTCCCACACTCTCATACAGTGCTTTGGATACCACTAGTGCATAGCGTCCAGCCAAAGCATTCAGAAACGGGCCATAAGGAGCAGTCAGGGTAATTACTACCGTCTTGTCATCAGTTGCCACTGCACTGTCTAAATTAGCCAACTGTGCGGCTCCCTGGGCAGTATGTCCGGCTGTGTCAATGGAAAAGGCCACATCATCTGCTGTCATCTTTGTGCCGTCATGGAAATATACATCATCCCTGATATGCAGGGTGTACGTTTTTCCGTCATCAGAAACCTCCCAGCTTTCAGCCAGCAGGGGCTCATGGGAACCGTCTGGGCCAAACTTAATCGGTGTTTCGTATACATTATGTAGAATCGGAACCTCATCCATATTTGTCTTCAATGAACTGTGGAATGGGAAGAA of the Lacrimispora indolis DSM 755 genome contains:
- a CDS encoding ABC transporter substrate-binding protein, yielding MKMSKVLAIMLAASMTFSLAACGGGAVSNSGGTALQAQNSDASSSGNSSADGSSTDSGGKDTVIVACAAEPDCFFPFHSSLKTNMDEVPILHNVYETPIKFGPDGSHEPLLAESWEVSDDGKTYTLHIRDDVYFHDGTKMTADDVAFSIDTAGHTAQGAAQLANLDSAVATDDKTVVITLTAPYGPFLNALAGRYALVVSKALYESVGEDAYNDKPVGTGPYTFVSRVSGDRITMEAFDNYWGGVPAIKHVTYLILTDINTQMVSLENGDIDVLIQANVGSLTKLKSDKVTWQTTDASSMCSMHLNLNEGPAKDINFRKALMYGINKEEVNIGVYEGYATVGDIPIAPSFSGRPDAGTYEVVEYNLDTAKEYLAKSGYNGEEFKILTVAGSRNESASQIIQGQLIELGINCTVNALDAASYQAAADAGEFGASVRAQGVSVLDADGMFFQYHSEFLVQPGLYDAGITSPEMDAYLTAGRTETDPEKRKENYAAACNLIAEHALSVCLYYEVNACAFNSSIKGVVPRALTGLYYFNDWSW